From the genome of Pleuronectes platessa chromosome 12, fPlePla1.1, whole genome shotgun sequence:
GGATAGGatttatatgtttttcatgACTCAAAATCCAAATGTTCAAATGAAAGAACTCCCCACATGGTATTAACTTCCTTACCACCACTCTCATCTCTTCCTATAGAACAGAAAttcttaaaaaaagataaaaacaagaaGGCTGTGAAGCTGCTTCCACTTACAGAGGTGCTAATAATCGTGAAATACTCATCTCGGGTCCTAAAGCCTACAGCTTTCCTGGAGGTTTATCATGCCTCCATGAGAGCAGGAATCTGAGAGAGGTCTACACTGTGCCAGGCCCATCGGGCTTCTTCCAGGGCAGTTGCTCAACAGCCTCTCGGTCTGGTTTTGTTCCCACCCTGTGTAGACAAGGACGAGCAAGGTCCCATTTCTGAGGCCTGGGACGTGGACCCGGGCATGATAACCAAACTCAAGGAGCAGTACAGAAAGGAGCGCAAGGGGAAAAAGGGGGTGAAGAGTAAGTCCTGCCAGGCGTTGCCGccgcctccctcccttcctcctacTCCTCTCTCTGTAGAGCCTGACTTTCAGCCAAACGGCCTAaatcagaaacaaaaacatcttctctgtttttttctcatctccttCTCTTGCTGCTCCTTGTTATGCCTTTTGTCCTCCTGTCTGTCATTTCATCTTcaatgtttcctgtttcctgcacAGACAAAATCTGTTGCCATCTTTGTCCTGTGATGCTTGATGCATGTTTTTTCTGTCCCGTTTTAACGTTTTGATTTATATTCACTTCATCTCGTCCACACAGTCAGATATCAACAGATTAATGTGATCGTGATGACGCGTCCACCTGTGTCCAATCCGGACTCCACAGTCATGTGTTTCTGGCATTGAAATCTTCTCCAGTCATAACAACATAATTATcaacatcttcatcctcattaGACAGCCATGTTGATACTACAGTAATAAGTATATTGCTGCTGTTATAAATTAATATCAGTGAAAATCTTTTTCAGTGAAGTGACTGAATACGCAGCTCTCAGAGTAACAGCCCCCTTCAGACTCATTCAGTGGCTGGGAGCTCTTAGAATTTACATTAAGTAGGcagaagcttcttttttttttactctggtTGAGTTGTGATATTAACGACGCAGTTAAtctcacttttgttttttcaaaaccTTGCTTacttattagtttttttttttaatctatttttatTCTTCATGCCTCATCGGTGCTTCATCACTTTTGTGGTTGTGTGGAGAAGATAATCGGTAGATCAGTTGGTGATATTTTTTTCAGGctgttgtgtcttttgtgtACTTTATTTCTTTGCACCAGAGTTAAGGGCCTATTTTACCTGAAATGATATACATTTGTAAACATCAATAGTTGGTCAAGTGAATTATTCTGTCTGTGATCTCACAAAATCCAGCCCCTGATCTAAAATTCCTTCCTCCACACTGCCGACACTAAGAGATACATGTACCCCAACTCCAACTAATCTAACAGGAACTCTGCTGCTGACTGCCTTTCCTTTCTATTTCTTTTACACactataatttataatttactttCTTCCGTTTCAGTGCTGCTTTCCTTCCATGTTCACTCTGCCTTATCTTTTTCAGCTTGttcacacaaataaaatacttaataaataaaatacatatttattttctttgtattcCTTTTTAGCGTTTCACCCTCCATTGCTCTCGTTTCTGTTTGTTCACACTTTTTACCTGACTTGTTATATAGGGCCAAACAGGTCCAAATTGCAGGACATGCTCGCTAACCTGAGAGACGCAGAGGACTTGTCCCACATGCAGCCGCCGTCTGCCCCCCAATCCCGGCCCAGCGTGGCCCGCTTCAACGAGCACGAGGGGAATCGAACGGATGAAGGTGCTCGATTGAAAATACCAGCAGATTTGGTTTAAATTCGCTTCGCCCCCTTGTTAATTCTGTCAACAGTGAttgtgtatgtatttttttatgtgttcCTTCCCCAGTTGAGGCTTTGACCTTCCCACCCACCTCAGGGAAGTCGTTCATTATGGGCACAGAAGAGGCCATGGAGAGCGAGCTGGGTCTGGGGGAACTGGCCGGACTCACCGTGGCCAACGAGGCCGACAGCCTGGCATACGATGTAAGTAGGAAATGGCAGAATGGATCACCGAACCATTTTCAGGggaaaactttttttctttcttctttctcattGGAGACATATGAAAAATAACCCTCCTACCTTCCTCTACTAATCTTCATCAAATTGACCAAAGCACATCATATGCTGAGAACTTGCCATTTGTGTCTCAAAAGCTATTTTTATAGACTGTGTCTCAAATAGTTGCTTTGAAAGTGAAGCACTGgaagaaatgttattttttgatTATAACAGTAATCACAGTAATATCAAAGTCACCTGGCTGTGAAATTATATTTAAGTAGAATGTAGAGGATCTTTAAGCTAAGTTTATTTCAGTGTGATGGCAGGTTTTTACACAAACGGGTTGTTTAACCTATTAAGACCTAAAGTGCAGCAAACGCCCTctaaaacataaatattgttTGAAAACTACCACCTAAAACCTGAGGGTTTCTGAAGAGCTGACAGAATTACCAATATTCATTCAAACTTGTATTTCTTAtttgaggcagagagagacatcaaaaaaTGTATGGTTAAGACATTTGGCTTTCATTAAAAAACGAAGGTGGTCAGTAGGTCAGCAGACACATAGACTGGGTCGGTATCTTGTTATTTTAATTGTTGAATCACTGCTGTTACCTGCTCCAAAAGTGCACTGAAAAAACAACTGTATTTCTATTAACTTTCCAACCAGTATTTAAGCGAATCTAAGTGTATTTCATCAGTCACATGGCTGGAAAATTATGACGTCAAATAATATACCGTCTATAAAGGGAGAGCAAGCAAACGACGGACCCAGTCTTAAAGCTGTATACATCCATATGTTGTATCCGGACTAAATGGTTGAAAATAAACACTAACTCGTGTGTTAAAGGTGGTTTATTAATCAGGATTTAACTGAAGCTCAGAGTACTGATTACATAGAATGAAGCTGCTTGATTAGATGTTGAGCTTTGATGAGGTGCTCTCTCTCCAGATCGGCAACAATAAGGATGCCATGAGGAAAACGTGGAACCCCAAATTCACCCTGCGGAGCCATTTCGACGGGATTCGCGCTCTGGTCTTCCACCCTGTGGAGCCCGTCCTGATCACCGCCTCAGAAGACCACACGCTCAAAATGTGGAACCTGCAAAAGACAGCCCCTGCCAAAAAGTAAGAATCCCCTCACCCCAGAGACACCATTCCTGTACGACAGAGGGATTTCTCATAGATTTTGGTTGCTTAAAAGGAGCAAAAGTAACACTTTAGAATTTACTACATTATCGATTAGCTGTCCAGTCCTCCCTCATCTGCTCTGTTAGAGACACTAcgccagtgattttcaaccagtgtgccgcggcacactagtgtgccgtgagagatcgtcaggtgtgccgtgggaaatgatctaatatctagtgttgcactgaagtatcggccgaacatcggtagcggcagatatttgcctcgtttaccgacatctgcacatcggtaataaacgtgactttcaccgatatcattggtatttgtggttaaaccgctgggcaggtgccgcggctgggggagcagtcgccctcctctccatggagactcggcgtgcggcatGCCTcaaagttttttggggggggaggtcctattccgctgtgcctcacggcgtcggttgtgcggggtgctttctttctcttgggccgcggggcggtgtccgtcgccggtgcggaaggcgggccgttggaggggtccgggtacggcggtcggcggcggcgactctggacgcatgtcgggcccttctcgcggatcacctcagctacggcgcccgctgggggaaccctccgttcgcgcggggggccccttccggcgATGcacctcggctggcgcctagcagccagagctggtgcggaccaggggaatccgactgttcaattaaaacaaagcatcgcgaaggcccacggtgggtgttgacgcgatgtgatttctgcccagtgctctgaatgtcaaagtgaagaaattcaatgaagcgcgggtaaacggcgggagtaactattggcactcaaaacaggtcaatctgttttagacagggttaaaaggtcctgttttaaatgatccttatggtattttgaccaaaatatgttacagacatttcaataagaccccaaggaaccatatcaaatgtgataaatgggtataatatgtctccgttaaataaagtttagttaaatcaaagattgtttcataaatctgattcaatttgtgctcattaaaaggtaagagtaataaagggctgaaataatttaaaatagtcctctttaatacatttagaagttatattactaactatatgtattatatgtactgtgttagtccatagagtgtcattttggttggtggtgtgccccaggattttgtaaatgtaaaaaatgtgccacGGCTCAAAAATGGTTGAAATTCACTGCACTACGCACTCAGACAGCAGTGTAGTGTTTGTGGAGTGTAGTCGCCTCCTTGTCTCCTCGCAACAGCATCATCAGAAAGAAAAGCTTGGTTGTTTGATTACAGTCCCATAGGTATCATAACTTATTTCATTGCTGCGCTCTGACACGGCTCAGCTACAGGAAACTGTTCCCACGTGACAAAGAACTGACGAGACTTTACTCCCCGAGTCTCATTTTGTCGTACCACAGCTCCGCAGCTCACACACAGCCTGTAGTGGTGGGTTTATTTTTAGAGGCTGGAGTCATTTGAGAGCCGAGGGTAATATTAAAATACAACAGTAACTATTGGGACAGTAGTATATTGTCCATCCATTTATAGCTTTATATaataaaagaaataatgaaaataccTATTTTCTCGAATTTTATCTGAAGCACAGAAGAATTAAGTGctgcttttgtgttttgtatgGGAGATTAATGAAAGCGCTGTTTGCCCACAGGAGTACTTCTCTAGATGTGGAACCGATCTACACTTTCAGGGCCCACAGGTAAAGACACTGcgcattaataaaacatttttttcagttttttgctCAGTATTTCCTGCTTGCTGACAATTGTATCAATATTTATACCACAGGGGGGCGGTACTGAGTGTGGTGATGAGCAGTACAGGGGAGCAGTGTTTCAGCGGAGGGGTCGACGGAACCATTCAGTGCTGGAACACTCCCAATCCCAACATCGACCCCTACGACTCCTATGGTAACAGTTTAGAGTCACATTTTGTCTTTGTGGTTTCATTTGACAATCCTCGCGTCTCGACAAAGACTACAAAgttgtcttgtgttttctgtgacAGACCCGTCAGTGCTTCGTGGAGAGTTGAGTGGACACACTGATTCCGTTTGGGGTCTGGTATACAGCAGTGCACACCAgcgcctcctctcctgctctgcagACGGGACTGTGAGGCTGTGGGATGCCAACACTACCTCCCCTGCCCTTGCCGTGTTCAACGAAAACAAACGTACAGACCTGATTTCTATGTAATGatcaaaaacatttttccaaatgttttttgttaacGATTTAAATTCTCTGCTTTCCTGTGTAGAACTGGGAGTCCCCTCCTCTGTAGACCTGGTGTGCAGTGAACCAGCTTACATGGTCACATCCTTCACAAACGGGGAAATTGGTCTCTTCAACATGGAGACCCGTCAGCTGgtcctcagtctggagtccaacttGGAGCCAGGTAGGTTGAGAACAGTGGATCACAAACAGTGGATGAACAAAATGATTTGAGGGTTCAGGAGGCCAAAAATAGCTTTTACTGTTTTACTGACTATGAACTCTAACACATGAATCCTAAACCCTAACACACAAATCCAATCTCAGAGCCAGCCTGACTATGAATTGGCTTCTGGGGGCAACAGCCAATATTTTGGGCCTGAGACGGCAGATATCCGGGGCAAGACTCAGTCTTCCGTTCGCTGTAAACTGTTTTATCCCAACTAGAGTCACACAGttcacatgcagaatctgtATGAGATAACCCAACAGGTTATCAATCATCCCTTTTGGTCTGATAATGTCTGCATTAAGATTTAAGTTATTAAGTCAAAGTTACGTTTTAAGAGCAATTTCTGCAGACATAGTTTGTACTGTAATATTGTTGTTGATCGCTCTCAATGATACAGATATTAGCAAACTGTGCTTTTTTATAATATggaattgtgtatttgttttgttggtgTGGTTAGTATATATTGTGGAATTTaggtaaaacatacatttaGCTTTGTATTCATACCAATTCTTCCAGATGACTGTACGTGCTGTGAGTCTCATCTTCCTGCTGTGTGAAGACTAacgtgtttgtcttttttaaccAGGCACTCCCTGTCAGATCAATAAGGTCCTCAGCCACCCAACGCTTCCCATCACCATCACGGCGCAGGAGGACAGACACATCAAGTTCTTTGACAACAACAGTGGGAAGATGATCCACTCCATGGTGGCTCACCTTGATGCGGTCACCAGTTTAGCTGTAGATCCTAACGGCCTTTATCTCATGTCAGGCAGTAAGTGTCTTTTAATCCGCAACTTCTTGTTTCTCGCTTTATATGTTTGGTCATTAATTGATATTCACAGCTGAATCATACACAATCCATTTAAAGATCCTTCGGGCAATTCTGAATACCACATACAACCACTTTTTTATGGGTATAATATCTTTAATGTTTTCCcagacaatatattgcctccaTATATTCCTTAAATGTCTTGTTTCAAGATTCAGGACAAACCTTTCATGCTCACAGTTACTCATTGATTTCTGTGGATTTCACAGTAATTTCCCCTCATACCACATAacaactctcctcctcctccacaggtcATGACTGCTCTATCCGTCTGTGGAACCTGGATAGTAAAACCTGCATCCAGGAGTTCACAGCTCACAGAAAGAAGTTTGAGGAATCGATCCATGACGTGGCGTTCCATCCAACTAAATGCTACATTGCCAGCGCCGGCGCAGATGCTCTCGCGAAGGTGTTTGTATGACGCGGAGCGCCGTCTCTCCCTGCAGCCCCGCTCTCTGACTCAGCCTCCCATGATCAGGGACCAATAGAGACACAGCCAGGGAAGGAACTTCAGGCACGGGTCCAGTCCCACCTCACACAGCCCACTGGTTTCCTGTCGGACTGGCAGACTATGTAGCCGCTAGCCTCAAATGGGCCATGACTCCCCACAGGAGGAGTTGGCAGGGAGGCCAGTCTGGAGGAGAACTGCTCTCTAGTCCCCCGTCTACCATCCAGGCAGGCCTGGGTGTGACCAGTCATAGCGCCCCCACAGACAGACAACAATTCCACCTCTGCAGCTAGGAGGCTCAGGACAAGTGTTCAAAGAGTGTGAAGTGGAGAAATGAGGTTTCAAGCCGGTCTTCTGCCCCTGTGACTTCACGCTCACCCTACAATCCCCCGGGCCCTCGACCTTTGCTCTCACACAAACCGAGGTCCAGGATTAATCCTCCAAGTcaggttttgtgttgtgttgttccaGAAATGTGGGTTACTGCTTCCTGCAGCTGTCCTGCCTCTCACTTCTTCGTCTTCTCTCGCTTCCCAGACTGACTCTGCTTGCTGGCCTgcctttattttcctttttaaaacacGTATTGAAAAATGTGCCTTTGCTTTAGAAAAAGGTCTtgaaatttttattttaacaagctTGTTTTTTGGGGGACAGGGGGTGGGAGGGGCACAGCGCAGGAACGGAGCTGGTTGTCAGAATGTTGTCGATTTTAACATTGGATGTAAAATTACAAATGCttataataaacaaaatatatattcagtCTTAAAATTTACTGTGCAGCGTGAGTTTGAGTGCTCCTTTTTGATAAGTGTGGTTGGGGATAAAATTGTGTGCATTTCAAGGCAAAGCTGGTAGATACAGACCATTAACTATAATGCCTGTTTGTTAGATTCAAGTAACCATACACTTCAGAAGACTACAAACATGTGTCCAAAGTAAACCATCTTGGTTATATAATTACAATTCAGACTTAGTTCTAAATGTCCACTTTAGGAAGAACTGATTAATTTTGGCCAGTTTGCTCTTGTTTGAACTGAATGGCTTGTACTGTATGTAGTTTTCCCCAACTGTGTGGACATGCTTGACTACAGTGTGATGTACCATGTTCAGATATTTACAGTAGTCCAGTGTTTAGCAAGAAATTAGTACAGTACTGTAGGACTATtcgacacaaacactgagggcAGAGAAGCATCATGCAGATTCCAGTTTATTGCAAAactgtgagaggagaaaacGATCCtgggttggaaaaaaaaaaaaaaatcaatcaaggTGTTGTACGTGTAGAGTACAGCTTCTAATGAGCCATTTTCTCAGTCACTGGTTTGTATATGAAAGTATGTTCCAAAAATAAAACCTGCTGTAAAATGTTACCCGGACTCTGATGACTCTCATTTGACAAAACTGTTTGTTAACCTGCAGAAAACGAACGTGATCGTCGGTGCAGATCAGGAGGTTTCTCTTAGCCTGTATTTGTTCTATTTTCATCCCTGTTGTCTTGGTTTATCATAAGGATAATGCACAAACTACTCAACAGATGTCCACAATATTTGATGGAAGAATGATGCATGGTAC
Proteins encoded in this window:
- the LOC128453397 gene encoding striatin isoform X2 — translated: MDEQAGPGVFFNNNNSVLSGGGKGPLPDGDAGEAARAQYSIPGILHFLQHEWARFEVERAQWEVERAELQAQIAFLQGERKGQENLKKDLVRRIKMLEYALKQERAKYHKLKYGTELNQGDMKPPSYDSDEANENETSGSLNNQLSWKQGRQLLRQYLQEVGYTDTILDVKSQRVRALLGLAGDGGGRAGERTSAEPLVNGTDTKGMGTRGKAELSDTSAVLEAFKFIENAAAEFSDEDDDEDSEGKDRTHVESRTILRKKPQPSSSLPASMDTTEDPDTEEALKGFDFLSSPDEMDTSPESRGTGDDKDEQGPISEAWDVDPGMITKLKEQYRKERKGKKGVKRPNRSKLQDMLANLRDAEDLSHMQPPSAPQSRPSVARFNEHEGNRTDEVEALTFPPTSGKSFIMGTEEAMESELGLGELAGLTVANEADSLAYDIGNNKDAMRKTWNPKFTLRSHFDGIRALVFHPVEPVLITASEDHTLKMWNLQKTAPAKKSTSLDVEPIYTFRAHRGAVLSVVMSSTGEQCFSGGVDGTIQCWNTPNPNIDPYDSYDPSVLRGELSGHTDSVWGLVYSSAHQRLLSCSADGTVRLWDANTTSPALAVFNENKQLGVPSSVDLVCSEPAYMVTSFTNGEIGLFNMETRQLVLSLESNLEPGTPCQINKVLSHPTLPITITAQEDRHIKFFDNNSGKMIHSMVAHLDAVTSLAVDPNGLYLMSGSHDCSIRLWNLDSKTCIQEFTAHRKKFEESIHDVAFHPTKCYIASAGADALAKVFV
- the LOC128453397 gene encoding striatin isoform X1, with the protein product MDEQAGPGVFFNNNNSVLSGGGKGPLPDGDAGEAARAQYSIPGILHFLQHEWARFEVERAQWEVERAELQAQIAFLQGERKGQENLKKDLVRRIKMLEYALKQERAKYHKLKYGTELNQGDMKPPSYDSDEANENETSGSLNNQLSWKQGRQLLRQYLQEVGYTDTILDVKSQRVRALLGLAGDGGGRAGERTSAEPLVNGTDTKGMGTRGKAELSDTSAVLEAFKFIENAAAEFSDEDDDEDSEGKDRTHVESRTILRKKPQPSSSLPASMDTTEDPDTEEALKGFDFLSSPDEMDTSPESRGTGDGTDWDKDEQGPISEAWDVDPGMITKLKEQYRKERKGKKGVKRPNRSKLQDMLANLRDAEDLSHMQPPSAPQSRPSVARFNEHEGNRTDEVEALTFPPTSGKSFIMGTEEAMESELGLGELAGLTVANEADSLAYDIGNNKDAMRKTWNPKFTLRSHFDGIRALVFHPVEPVLITASEDHTLKMWNLQKTAPAKKSTSLDVEPIYTFRAHRGAVLSVVMSSTGEQCFSGGVDGTIQCWNTPNPNIDPYDSYDPSVLRGELSGHTDSVWGLVYSSAHQRLLSCSADGTVRLWDANTTSPALAVFNENKQLGVPSSVDLVCSEPAYMVTSFTNGEIGLFNMETRQLVLSLESNLEPGTPCQINKVLSHPTLPITITAQEDRHIKFFDNNSGKMIHSMVAHLDAVTSLAVDPNGLYLMSGSHDCSIRLWNLDSKTCIQEFTAHRKKFEESIHDVAFHPTKCYIASAGADALAKVFV
- the LOC128453397 gene encoding striatin isoform X3, with protein sequence MKPPSYDSDEANENETSGSLNNQLSWKQGRQLLRQYLQEVGYTDTILDVKSQRVRALLGLAGDGGGRAGERTSAEPLVNGTDTKGMGTRGKAELSDTSAVLEAFKFIENAAAEFSDEDDDEDSEGKDRTHVESRTILRKKPQPSSSLPASMDTTEDPDTEEALKGFDFLSSPDEMDTSPESRGTGDGTDWDKDEQGPISEAWDVDPGMITKLKEQYRKERKGKKGVKRPNRSKLQDMLANLRDAEDLSHMQPPSAPQSRPSVARFNEHEGNRTDEVEALTFPPTSGKSFIMGTEEAMESELGLGELAGLTVANEADSLAYDIGNNKDAMRKTWNPKFTLRSHFDGIRALVFHPVEPVLITASEDHTLKMWNLQKTAPAKKSTSLDVEPIYTFRAHRGAVLSVVMSSTGEQCFSGGVDGTIQCWNTPNPNIDPYDSYDPSVLRGELSGHTDSVWGLVYSSAHQRLLSCSADGTVRLWDANTTSPALAVFNENKQLGVPSSVDLVCSEPAYMVTSFTNGEIGLFNMETRQLVLSLESNLEPGTPCQINKVLSHPTLPITITAQEDRHIKFFDNNSGKMIHSMVAHLDAVTSLAVDPNGLYLMSGSHDCSIRLWNLDSKTCIQEFTAHRKKFEESIHDVAFHPTKCYIASAGADALAKVFV